The sequence GGCCGCCTATGTTTTTCTCAGCAGTGCTGCTTGTgtgccctccctcccccatcccttttTCTACAGCAACCCCCTCCCCGCACCCCCTGCCCCAGCACACTGCAGCACACAATCAGGTTCTCTCTTCAGGAAAGAACAGTCCTTGATGATGGGTCCAATTTCACAGACAAATGTAAGTCTAAATTAGACTCTGCTTTATAGATTCATGAGTTGGGATTGGATTCAGCACCAAGATCACTAGAAccagggcagggagagagggcAGGAGAGCAGAGCAGAAGAGGAGCTCTAGAGGCAGGGCAGGAAGTGAATGGCTCTGAAAATTTGTCTCAGAACTCACAGAGACCCCCATGTGCAGGGGCCGCCCTGGGCAATGTCTGAGCCTCTGTGGTCATAGCTCCCGCTGGACAAGTTTCCACTGAAGGGACAAGGACAATGGAGCAGTGAAGGTGACCCAGCTGAGGACTGACCACATAAACCTCATGAAGAACTGAACAGCAACTAGGCACAGGCCTCGTCCACACTCGCCTCCTCACAGCCTTCTCCATCCCCACCTGCAACAGACTCAGCACAGCGAACATGCAGATTCTGGAAGGTTCTCAGGTCTTTATTTGCTCTCTCAAATTCTAGGAATTGACTTATTTAATTAACCCATCAACCTCTCATagcaaatatttgagaaaacaaatttatattcagattcatattttcagtagggaAGTAAGAAGTTGCAGCTCAGTGCACATAAAGttgagacagagatggagacatCCAGCCCCATCTCTCTGGAACAGGAAGGATGACTGGGGAGGAAACACAGGTCAGCATGGGAACAGGGGTCACAGTGGACCCGGGAGTGGGCTGTCTCTTCACCTCCTCACATTATGCTAACAGAGATGCAGACACATTCAGATGCCTTCGCAGAAAGAGATGCCAGAGTCTCCTGAAGTCACAAAAGGGAGGCGTGAAGAAATCCTGCATCTCAGTCCCACACAGGCAGCTGTCTCAGGCTACAGAAAACAACAGTCATGAACAAATTCAAGTCAGTCATGGTAAGTGATGACACTCTGAACAGCCCACCACACACTCGAAACGTCCCAATCAAAGAATCTCCATTACCCAGGTCTTTCCCCTCTGCCCCATCCCCCCGCCCACTCTAGACCCCAAGAATCTCACCTTTTCAAGCCGTGAGAGACACATCAGAGCCCTGGACGCTGTCGCTGGCTGGGGTAGAACAAAAACAGGACCCGGTCAGAGCCCACAGGAGACGTGGGACAGGAGGAATTATGGGGTGGGTGAGCTCCTCCAcgctcccacccccaccacttaCACGCAGCCTGAGAGTAGCTCCCTCCTTTTCCACCTGTGGGAAGAAAATGTCCTGTGAGGGGACTGGGAGGAAGCAGGGCCATGAGATCTTACAGGAACCTCCTAGTCTGGGACCCGAGAGAAATTTTCAGAACTATGACTACAGACCCAGGACAGGATGAGGAAACATGAGGAAAGCAGGTGCATGTCCTGGACCAACTGCCCTCCTAAGGTCTGTCCTTAGCAGGGACCTTCCCCTGACTCATGAATGCTGGAATCAGGACCCCAATACCATAATCATCAAGGTGATACATCCGTCCTTCATTGTCATATGTGCTGCACAAAAGAGTAAGTGCTGGCACACAGGGTCCCAGGCTGGGTTAGCCCCTGTGTGGATGCTGCTTCCAGTAATGAGGCAGGGAACACTTCTACCTGGGGCTTGAAACCCCTAGTGGGACAAGAAAACCCAgaccccacccctcaccccttccctaCCTGAGCTCTTCCTCCTACACATCACAGCAGCGACCACAATTCCGATGACCACAACTGCTAGGACAGCCAGGCCAGCAACAATGCCCACGATGGGGATGGTGGACTGGGAAGATGGCTCTGGGAAAGGAGGGGAAGATGAGGGGCCCTGACCCTGCTGAAGGGCTCCAGAAGGGCTCCTGCTTTCCCTGAGAAGAGACATGACCCCTCATCCCCCTCCTTACTCCATCTCAGGGTGAGGGGCTCCGGCAGCCCCTCATGCTGCACATGGCATGTGTATCTCTGCTCTTCTCCAGAAGGCACCACCACAGCTGCCCACTTCTGGAAGGTTCCATCTCCTGCTGGCCTGGTCTCCACAAGCTCCGTGTCCTGGGTCTGGTCCTCCCCATCCCGCTGCCAGGTCAGTGTGATCTCCGCAGGGTAGAAGCCCAGGGCCCAGCACCTCAGGGTGGTCTCATGGTCAGAGTTGGGGTGGTGGGTCACGTGTGTCTTTGGGGGGTCTGATGGGAAGAGTCAGAAAATTCAGGCGCTTTGCATCTCTCATGAGACACTCCAGCAGCACCCACGTGACCACCCTGAGACTGGACAGGACacctggggtggggaagggagcaCAGAACCCAGACACCAGCCTGGACACAGGCACCTGGGATAATCCCTATTCCTTGGAGAGTTCTAGTCTCTGAGGGGGGAATAGCGACTTCTGGTCCTGCCCTGAGTGGAGGCCGAGGGACTCAGAAAAGCTGGAATCAGACCTTCAAACGCATTTAGTGTGAGGCAGAGAACAAGGCCTGAGAGAAAAATTCACGGTGCCCAAGGCTGCTGCAGGGGTCAAAGGGGACCCCTCATCAGTATTCTAGGGACTGTCTTCCCCTCCATTTCCTCAGAGACGTCATCCCTTAATTGTCCTAGAGAGCAGATGGGGCCCTCAGAGGAAACTCAGGAAAACTCATGCCATTCTCCATTCAAGGGAGGGCGACACTCTAGGGCTGATCcccttttcctcccctcctcGTGGGAGGCCATCCCGGGAGACCTATAGGAGATGGGGAAGGCTCCCCACTGCCCCTGGTACCCGCGCGCTGCAGCGTCTCCTTCCCGTTCTCCAGGTATCTGCGGAGCCACTGCACGCACCGGCCCTCCAGGTAGGCTCTCAACTGCTCCGCCCAACGGGCCGCCTCCCACTTGCGCTGGGTGATCTGAGCCGCCATGTCCGCAGCGGTCCAGGAGCTCAGGTCCTCGTTCAGGGCGATGTAATCCTTGCCGTCGTAGGCGTACTGGTCATACCCGCGGAGGAGGCGCCCGTCGGGCCCCACGTAGCAGCCATACATCCTCTGCCAGGTGTGAGACCCTGGCCCCATCCCCGCGGTCAGCCCAGTCCCCGGAGCCCCCCGCCCCGACCAACCCGCGGGGATTTTGGCCTCAACTGAAAATGAAACCGGGTAAAGGCGCCTGGGGCTCTCTCTGGTGGAGGGTCTGGGCGGGTCCCTCGGCCTCGGGGTGGATCTGCGACCCGGAGACTCGGGGCGACCCGGGCCGTCCGTGGGGGATGAGGGGTCGTGACCTGCGCCCCGGGCCGGGGTCACTCACCGTCCTCGCTCTGGTTGTAGTAGCGGAGCAGGGTCCGCAGGCTCACTCGGTCAGTCTGTGCGGAGGCCTTGGCTTTCTGTGTCTCCTGGTCCCAATACTCCGGCCCCTCCTGCTCTATGCATGGCACCCGCGGCTCCATCCTCGGACTCGCGGCGTCGCTGTCGAACCGCACGAACTGGGTGTCGTCCACATAGCCCACGGTGATGAAGCGGGGCTCCCCGCGGCCGGGCCGGGACACGGAGGTGTCGAAATACCTCATGGAGTGGGAGCCTGGGGGCGAGGAGGGGCTGAGACCCGCCCGACCCTCCTCCCGGCGCGGCTCCCCGGGTCCTGCGCCCCCGCCTGCGGTCCCCTCGCTCCTCCCCACAGAGGCCATTTCCCTCCCGACCCCGCACTCACCGGCCCAGGTCTCGGTCAGGGCCAGGACCTCCGAGAGCAGCAGGAGGAGGGTTCGGGGCGCCATGACCCGCCTCTCGGCGTCTGAGGAGACTCTGAGTCCGGGTGGGTGACTGGGGGCTTTAGAACTCGGACACTGATTGGCTTCTCTAGACACCCGACACCCAATGGGAGTGGGAAGTGGGGACGCGTCATGAGTATCCTGGAAGAAGAACCCGACGCGGGTTGGGAGAAGAAGTGAAACTCAGGGGAGCGGGGAATCCCCAACGCTGCGCCTCCCCATTGCAGACACGGCCCTCGGAGCCTGAGACCCTGAGAGCCCGGCCCGGGACCTGGGACTTCGCCCTGATCCCTCTTCTCCTACACCAAGCCTCTTTGTCACACTGTCTGCCTGAGTCCTGGACAAGGATCTGTCTGTGGAAACCAGGGAGAGACCCCCAGGCTGCGCCCAGCCACTTCCCCTTCACTTCTCCTCCTGGAATCCCCGTCCCTGAACTGGACTCCCTGCCTCCCACTCCTTACCTCTCCCCTTGGACTCTTGTATAGGGAAACTGAGCACGGGGAACTTGATGCCAGAGAGTGAGCTCGCCTTGGGAATGGAGGTGTAGAGACAGGGGGTTTCTCTCTAAACCTGGTGAAGTTTTATCTGAAGGCACCACATAGAGATTCTCATAGAGAccagtttcctttttgtttattaACACAGTAGGTAGCGCAAAATTGTCAATCTCTGAATGATTAGAATTCCAATTTGTAAAAGACCTGTGTCAAAACAGCATTACAATTAAACTCCCAAAGCTCCTAAGTTTTACTTTCCCAGACTATGGATCTGTGACTCTGGGTTGTtgcatttaaaattatcttcattCCCTACCCCGAGTTTCCCTGTGTGAGTCCAGAACATCTCCTGAATACAATGCAGCAGGGTTTGTTACTGTCTATTGCAACCGGGAGCCTGTAGTCATCACCTCAAAGTTGTGAGTGCTCCATGCAGTCCCAATGCTCTTCACCGACGCTCAAGCACTGCCTGTTTTCCTGAACTCTGCACATCCAAGCAGTGTGCATATTTTATCTGGACACTTGGTATTTttgtaactgtttttttttttttaatcataaggAGCCAATTAGTTTTTAGGAAGTCcaacaaaatgtattaaataccGAATGCAAAGAACCCCCTGCTAGGCTCTTCCACTGCTTTAGAGTCCTTTCCCCTGCTCCTTTTCCTCACCTCCTGCTTCCCCAGGCCTTCTCTCTGCCCTCTTCCCTCACACCTTCCTCTCCCCTTAGTTCCCACCACCCAGTTACTCCTGAATTGTGGTGCTGTAGAGAACCGTTTCTTTTCCctaaaaacttttctttctgcCCCTTTCTATTTAATCCTTGCCTCCCACCCTCATCCCTTCCCTTCATTCAACCACCGCTCTGTTTTCTGTCACTCAATAGTGAAATTTCTAGAATTTCATGGACATGCAATCGTATGTTATGTAGTCCTTCGTTTGGTCTCTCCCTTAGCATAGCGATGTTTGAGATgatgccattcattcatttttgttgctGAGAAGCTGCTGAGTATTGCTGGAATCCCAGTTTATTCATTGGTTTCTCTGTTCTCTAGTTGATTGACATGTGGATTACTCCAGCTAGGGTTTGTTATTAATGAAGCCACTGTAAATAACTGCTTACAAGTGTggccttacatttttatttcttttggatcaatacatatttgtggaattgctgggccatgtGGTAATAGATGGGTAGCTGTAtaagaaattgccatactgctttacAAATTAGCTGCCACAttttttgcattcctaccagcaatatcAGACATTCctattttttccatattcttgACAGTATTTAGACTTATCATATGTCTTTTTGACTTCACCTATTGTAGGTGATGTGtgatggtttctcattgtggttttaacttgcactTCTTTGATGACTAGTAttgttttctatcttttcatGTTCATCTAAGCgacttattaaatatattttatgaactaTTTTGCAAATTCAACGATTAATTCCAGAGACTTTTTCAGCATTCCCTAGTGTTTTCTATATATGCAATGAAGttggtgacaaagaaagacttttgtttcttcctttcctatctattgatcttttttcttttaaaattatttttatttggtagagatgaggtctcactactaggctggtctcaaactcctgaactcaactgatcctcccagctcagcttcccaaaatgcagggattacgggcatgagtcaCGATGCCTGGTCCTTCTATTGGTTTCTTATATCATTTTCTTGCCATGTTGCACTGGTTAGGGTGCCTCTTACGTGTTTAAACAAGAATGATGAGAGCTCACATGTAtgtttacaaggaacttaaacaagtttacatgaaaaaaaccagccccatcaaaaattggcaaaggatatgaacagacacttctcagaagaagaaccatgaaaaaaagctcaatatcaatgatcattaaagaaaagcaaatcaaaaccacaatgatgtaCTATCTCCTGCcggtcagaatggcaattattaaaaagtgaggaaacaatagatgctggtgaggctgtggagaaataagaatgcttttccactgttggtgggaatgtaaaatagttctACCATTATGGAGGATGGTGTGaccattcctcaaagacctagaaccagaaatactatttgaccaagcaatcctattactgggtatacacccaaaggaatatgaatcattctactataaagacacatgcacacgtatgtttattgcagcactattttcaatagcaaagacatggaaccaaccccaCATGCCCAGCAATGATAgtctgggtaaagaaaatgtggtagatatacaccatggaatactacacagccataaaaagaatgagttcatgtcctttgcagggacatggatgaagctggaagtcatcctcagcaaactaacatgggaacagaaaacctaacaccacatgctctcactactaagtgggagctgaacaatgagaacacatggacacagggaggggaacaacacacacaagGCCTGTTGGGGAgttggaggagagaggagggaacttagaggacgggtgaataggtgcagcaaaccactatggcagactatacgtatgtaacaaacctgcacgttctgcacatgtatctggaacttaaagtaaaatagaataaatttaataaaaaaagaaaatgcatgacttacatgtacacatatgttcattgaagcactattcacaatagcaaagacttggaatcaacctaaatgcccatcagtggtagactggataaaggaaatatggcacatatacaccatagaatactatacagccacaaaaaagaatgagattatgtcctttgcaggaacatggatggagctggaggccattattcttagcaaactaatgcaggaacagaaaactatacagcacatgttctcattataagtgggagctaaatgatgagaatacatgggcacacagaggggaacagcacacactgttCCCTTGAGGGtccacttgagggtggagggtgggaggagggagaggatcaggaaaaatagctaatgggtaCTAAAGCTTAATACTTGGGTGGGTACTAATGGGTatagaaataatttgtacaacaaaaccccatgacacaactttacctatataacaaacctgcacatgtaccccttaactaaaaataaaagttaaattaaaaaaaaaaaaacaaagtgcatGTCTGGAAAGAGCGTATGGTTGGGTTCTGTTTTTTCAAACCATGTCACACAATCTCTGCCCTTCATTAGAGTGTTGATTCATATAGGTTTTTGTCATTATTGATGTGACAAGTTTTAGGTCTACCATGTTATTTTCccagtttctgtttctctgttcctCTTGTCCTGACCAATAACTTCTTATTAGAAAccatagaaacaaaagaaaagagaataacatctttaaagtgctggAAGACAAAAAGGTCAActaagaattctatatccagcataGATGTCCTTCAAGGTTAGGCAAATAAGGAGATATTTCaggtaaaagaaaattaagagaatttgtcaccagcagaTCTGTACAATAACAATTGGTAAGGAAAATTCTTCAGGCTAGAGGCAAATGATACCAGGTGGAAAATGAGACTATCAAAAAAGATGAAGGTGATCAAAAATGGTAAATACTGAGCTAAGTGCAAAAGGCTATCTTACTCCCCTCATTTATTCTTACTTTATATACATAGAACtgtttaaagataaggaaaagtTTTTTATCGTGAGACTTACAAGCTATAtagatatattacatataatatctatACCATCATAAAAGATGGACATTTTATAGAGGATAAATGGTcgcaatattttttatatttatgggCACTAGtacattattaactgaaagtAGTCTGTGAAATGTTAAGAATGAGTTAAGTTCTGAAGGAAATTGCAACACTGAAAACCactcaaaagatcaacaaatcttggagatggttttttgaaaacaaaccCTAGCCAGTCTTGAGTCTCATCGTCCTACGATTTCAGAACTATCATGAATACAAAAGTAATCAAAGAACAGTCCTGCCCAGAAAGAGGAGTTATCCCTAGATATGGTGGCCCTGGGACAGCTGGCCCTCCCTGCTGGACCTCTTCCAAGTGGGCGCTTTCTGCAGTGACTTTGTTGCCTTGCTCTTCCACTCTACCCAGTGTCCTGACCCAAGAGACAAGGGGCGTCTGCTGCTGTGTCCACACTTGGAGAAGGAAACCTTGATGGTGTCAGTATATTACAAGCCAGGCATGacagctcacccctgtaatcccagcaattcaggatgctaaggcaagaggattacttgagatcagaagttggagaccagcttggacaacattgtgagaccctcgtctctaaaagatataaaaataagtaaacttagctaggcctggtggtgggcacttgtattcccaggtattgggaaggctgagatgggaagatcccttgagcttatggattcaaggctgtagtgagctatgatctcaccactggactccagcccaggccacagagcaagatcttgactcaaaaaaatacattgtaaaaCTTTGCTCACTAtgggttattttatttgttatttattcaatgtgtattttgattttattttactggCAGCACAATAAA is a genomic window of Pongo pygmaeus isolate AG05252 chromosome 5, NHGRI_mPonPyg2-v2.0_pri, whole genome shotgun sequence containing:
- the LOC129038117 gene encoding class I histocompatibility antigen, Gogo-B*0102 alpha chain isoform X1 — translated: MAPRTLLLLLSEVLALTETWAGSHSMRYFDTSVSRPGRGEPRFITVGYVDDTQFVRFDSDAASPRMEPRVPCIEQEGPEYWDQETQKAKASAQTDRVSLRTLLRYYNQSEDGSHTWQRMYGCYVGPDGRLLRGYDQYAYDGKDYIALNEDLSSWTAADMAAQITQRKWEAARWAEQLRAYLEGRCVQWLRRYLENGKETLQRADPPKTHVTHHPNSDHETTLRCWALGFYPAEITLTWQRDGEDQTQDTELVETRPAGDGTFQKWAAVVVPSGEEQRYTCHVQHEGLPEPLTLRWKPSSQSTIPIVGIVAGLAVLAVVVIGIVVAAVMCRRKSSGGKGGSYSQAASSDSVQGSDVSLTA
- the LOC129038117 gene encoding class I histocompatibility antigen, Gogo-B*0102 alpha chain isoform X2, giving the protein MAPRTLLLLLSEVLALTETWAGSHSMRYFDTSVSRPGRGEPRFITVGYVDDTQFVRFDSDAASPRMEPRVPCIEQEGPEYWDQETQKAKASAQTDRVSLRTLLRYYNQSEDGSHTWQRMYGCYVGPDGRLLRGYDQYAYDGKDYIALNEDLSSWTAADMAAQITQRKWEAARWAEQLRAYLEGRCVQWLRRYLENGKETLQRADPPKTHVTHHPNSDHETTLRCWALGFYPAEITLTWQRDGEDQTQDTELVETRPAGDGTFQKWAAVVVPSGEEQRYTCHVQHEGLPEPLTLRWKPSSQSTIPIVGIVAGLAVLAVVVIGIVVAAVMCRRKSSGGKGGSYSQAACKWWGWERGGAHPPHNSSCPTSPVGSDRVLFLFYPSQRQRPGL
- the LOC129038117 gene encoding patr class I histocompatibility antigen, B-2 alpha chain isoform X3, translating into MEPRVPCIEQEGPEYWDQETQKAKASAQTDRVSLRTLLRYYNQSEDGSHTWQRMYGCYVGPDGRLLRGYDQYAYDGKDYIALNEDLSSWTAADMAAQITQRKWEAARWAEQLRAYLEGRCVQWLRRYLENGKETLQRADPPKTHVTHHPNSDHETTLRCWALGFYPAEITLTWQRDGEDQTQDTELVETRPAGDGTFQKWAAVVVPSGEEQRYTCHVQHEGLPEPLTLRWKPSSQSTIPIVGIVAGLAVLAVVVIGIVVAAVMCRRKSSGGKGGSYSQAASSDSVQGSDVSLTA